In a single window of the Nicotiana tomentosiformis chromosome 10, ASM39032v3, whole genome shotgun sequence genome:
- the LOC104113425 gene encoding F-box protein CPR1-like, which yields MGTHNIQEEIIMDIISRLPVKSLLRFKCVSEFWNTLISEPYFKKKHLKFHANNQNSQKLLFGQGINRNFYFLSSSLSPVHIVKDIQRLDSPTQLAIFKIHCCCDGLFFMEIWPGKPYRFLLWNPSTRESIILPHLEFSDEELYAYGLGYDSTTDDYKVVKIDINDQVDEILALKSGSWKRIHETSGRVDYYRRCEGECLAFVHGAFHWYGYSGGQIVVSLNISSEKYEIIPFLEISGLQISSEDELGVSVLGGMLCVYFSNEIIFNLWAMKIYGVKESWTNLFTIPTNGQHPTPMYRFSNGEVLLNDMKYSGRDVYRISDGSFGLSNRIWPLNSDDDIDGVMTYIGIVYTESLINPTLGH from the coding sequence ATGGGAACTCACAATATTCAAGAGGAAATAATTATGGACATCATAAGTAGGCTACCCGTGAAATCTCTTCTACGTTTCAAGTGCGTTTCTGAATTTTGGAATACATTAATATCTGAACCTTACTTTAAGAAAAAACATCTCAAATTTCATGCCAATAACCAAAATTCTCAAAAACTGCTTTTTGGCCAAGGAATCAATAGAAACTTttacttcctttcttcttctttatccccAGTTCATATTGTTAAGGATATACAGAGACTTGATTCACCTACGCAATTGGCAATTTTTAAAATCCACTGTTGTTGCGATGGCTTGTTTTTCATGGAGATTTGGCCGGGTAAACCTTATAGATTCTTGCTATGGAACCCTTCCACTAGAGAATCAATAATACTTCCCCATTTAGAATTTTCAGACGAGGAATTATATGCTTACGGATTGGGATATGACTCTACTACTGATGACTATAAAGTCGTTAAGATTGACATTAATGACCAAGTTGATGAAATTCTTGCGCTGAAAAGTGGTTCCTGGAAAAGAATTCATGAAACATCAGGTAGGGTGGATTATTATCGGAGATGTGAAGGGGAATGTTTGGCATTTGTACATGGAGCATTTCATTGGTACGGATATTCCGGAGGGCAAATTGTGGTTTCATTGAATATTTCGAGTGAAAAATACGAAATAATACCTTTTCTAGAAATAAGCGGGTTACAAATTTCTTCAGAGGATGAGCTGGGTGTATCAGTGTTAGGAGGAATGCTTTGTGTTTATTTTAGCAacgagataatttttaatttatgggCAATGAAAATTTATGGCGTCAAAGAATCGTGGACCAACTTGTTCACTATACCAACTAACGGACAACATCCTACCCCGATGTATAGGTTTTCAAATGGTGAAGTGCTACTTAACGACATGAAATATTCGGGAAGAGATGTATACAGGATATCCGATGGATCATTTGGATTAAGCAATCGAATATGGCCTTTGAATTCTGATGATGATATTGATGGAGTTATGACATATATTGGTATTGTTTATACAGAAAGTTTGATTAATCCAACATTGGGTCACTAA